The window CTATGAATGAACCTGGAGTAACATGGGCATTGATGATACGGCCTTGTTTAGCCAGCTTGAACTTCCGCCAACCATAGGGCCCGACTGTGTGTACGTGTACAATGTCTGACGGACGCTTGGAGTTAATCTTGACGCTGTATGGGGTGTATTTTTTAAGGGCGCTAACGTGTTCCTCGAAGGCAGTATGGACGCCATGCCCCCGCACCGTAAAGACGCTTTCGCTCACAACATTTACGCTAATTGGTTTCATACCTAAAATCCTACCATATTACAGCTAAGAAAGCTTATGCCTTTACGAAATATTTAATAAATGGCATAATAGATGGTCTTGGGGCTGACATTAGCTTCGACAGAGTGATCATTGACAGGCATATCTCGCAAGCCGGGTTGAGATGAACGTTATCCGTCTCATATCAATAAGTGTAAACTCACTTGTTAGCAAGGTACGCAGTGCTTTTGTAGCACCCGCTCTTGCACCAGCTTTCGCTTAATTCGTGGAAGCCATCCTGTAAGCTCATACTAGCTAGAGCTTCAATGGGTGTCATATCTTTGCTAGTTGCTTCAAGGCGTGTTCTGTGTCCGCGTTTTGACTAAGACTTTAGATATCGGGAAAGGCGTGAGGATTGGTTCGTTTTTGTCTCGCTGTCTTTCTAAAACAAGTTAAGCGAACTAAGCTTGTAGTGAGTATGCGTGGCACACACTGGACGAGGGTGCGATTCCCTCCAGCTCCACCAAAAGGGACTTTCGAGCATTTCGGAGGTCTTTTTTGTTTATTAAATTTAATGATTGTGCTGGCTTGAGCCTTAGGCTGCTTGAGCTTCTGTAATAATTTTTTAAATGCCATAATTAATTATTCATCAATACATACTATGTTATGATGACATACTTTACTTATATATTATATCAGTAGTTATTAGGATTGCTGCATGGTGAGTGATGGTAATTTGTGTAGGTTTGTAATTAAATTTAGTATATTGTTGTAAAAAATATCACACTATATTATTCTATACTATACTATAGATGTACCTTGTAGAGAAAGGAAGATGGCATGACGATGCCGGTCGATCTGGTTTTGGTCCGACATGGACAATCCGAACAGAACTTAGCTGTGCAAGCGGCTAAAAATGGCGATATAAGCCTCATTACAGACGAATATCGGCAAACTCCAGATTCGCAGTTTCGACTTTCGGCCAAAGGTCGTGATCAAGCTCGGGAAACGGGTGAGTGGTTACGGCATAATGGGCTTGGCTATTTTGAGCGTCGCTATGTTTCAGACTATGTTCGAGCTAAGGAAACAGCCGGCTATTTGCAGCTGATGGGTCCAGATTGGTACGTAGATCCTTCCTTGCGTGAGCGTGAATGGGGTTCTCTGGAAGGTTTGAGCTGGGAGGACTTAGAAGACAAGATAAGGCATGATGCGCAAGTGCGACACAAGGACCCGTTTTACTGGGTACCCCCGAATGGTGAATCGATCGCGCAATTGACAGTGCGCTTGCGTATACTGCTCGATACATTGCATCGTGAGTGTAGCGATATGCGTGTTGTTGTGGTGTGTCACGGTGAGGTGATGTGGGCCCTGCGTTTTATGCTTGAACGCATGTCGGTTACTACCTGGGAAGCACTAGAGTCCTCTCAAGAACCTGGTGTGGCAATCTATAATTGCCAGATTTTGCATTACACGAGGCGGGATCCGGAGTCGGGGGCATTGGCGCCACATTTGGATTGGATGCGCTCACTCTGTCCTTGTCAGCCACCCAACAATGGTCCTGGTTGGCAGAGGATTGTACGCGAAACTTTCTCAAATGATGAGCTTTTGGATCAGGCAAGCAAATCTCCTCATCTTTTTAGAGTGAATTACTAGAGCCTGTGGGCGACTTTTAAAGGGTCGCCTTTTTATATTAATAACCTGGTGTTAATTAGTAATTGTTATGATCTTTTCTCGAGCCATACTTTGAATGCCGGTAGTTGTAGTGAGGTAGTTTTGAATAATCCAAGTACCTGGTATTAGGTTTGCACTATATATGTCTTGCTGAAGGTTTCGTGTACCAACTGGATTAAAGTTTGGTGTAATAGTGACTATTTGGTTTGTCTGCTGGTTAATAGCTCGTGTTGTACACAATACATCGTTAGTGTAAGAGGTACAGGTAGAGTTGAATTTATCATATTCATATCCATCTAAGACTTTATCCAGTTGAGAGAGTGATATGAGTGATGTTGATATGGGTGATCCATATAATGATGTAGCTGATACATCATTAAGTGCTGATAAGGTATTAAGCAGGCCATACCCATAGTATTTCGTGAAATTTGCTCCACCCATTGGTGTGAGTTTTGTGGCGGTGCTTATTAAGGCATTATTTACTTGAGCTGGCGTAAGGGTTGGATTTTGAGACAATAGTAGGGCCACGGCACCAGCCACCAATGGACTTGAAAATGATGTGCCATTAAGTCCACAAGTGTTGAGTCCGGTAGTAGCTGTGTTGGTCCAAATCACCGAACACAAGTTTACGCCAGGTGCTACTATATCTAGATTGGTTCCGTAGCTAGAAAAACCAGCAAGGCCATTGGCTGCATTGGTTGCACCAACAGCGATAACGCTTGGATAGCGTGCAGGGTAAGAGACGCAGTCACAACCATCATTACCAGATGCAGCAATCACAATAACTCCATTTTGGGTTGCGTAATCAATTTGCTCAGAAACTAAAGGGTCGTCAGAGTTAGTACCAAGGCTCATGTTGATAATATTCACTCCTTGATCTACTGCGTAGCGTATACCCAGGGCAACACTTATTGTGTCACCATCGCCACTATCATCTAGGACTTGGACCGGTAGCACTTTGGACCCCCAGCTCATACCAGATCCCCCAATACTATTATTGGCTCGCCCAGCGATTAGGCTGGAGACAGCTGTACCGTGGTAGGCAGCGCTAGAATTTGGAGTAAACTGACCGGCAGCCACATTATTACTATCACTAACAAAATTCCAACCCCTATAGTTATCGATGTAGCCGTCATTATCATCGTCGATATTATTACATCGTTTATCTAGAGTTAAGGAGCGACTAGTGCAGTTAGGGGTAGGGCCTTCACTGGCTGTAATACCTAATTCATTACTGTTTTCGGCCCACTTACCTGTAAGGTCGGTGACATTCAGACCAAAGCCAGTATCAATAACAGCTGTAGTGATATTTGCATTACCAGTTTGATGGTTCCAGGCTGGTAGGGTATTGGTACTACTGAAGTGCCACTGGTTGGCTTGCAGAGGGTCTGTCGGTGTAAGTAGTGCCTTATATGGTTGGTTTACAAAGCTATCCATACCAGAATGCGCAATCAGGTTGGCCGCGCGTACGCTGTAGGCGTTAAGTTCTGGAAGTGGCGTGAGCTCCGATGCGGAAAGGTTGTTTTGGGCAAGAAAAGTTTGCTTAACTCGGTCATTTTGGAAACGCACAACATGTGTGGTTACTTTTGTGGCCATGGATGGGGCGACAACAGGTGGTATGGCGCTGGTAGTTGGGTAAGGTGTTGGTGTGTTTGATTGCTTCGCTTCAGAGTTTTGAGACAGCGGTGCGTGAGCCGGCGGTGCAAGCGATCGAGGCACCGTCTGTATGATACTGAGACTTATTACGAGAGACAGAACAACAACTCTAGATAGCCATCTCCATATGAGTAGGTTGGTATTTTTGTTTGGGTTTATGGGTTTGTTGCCAGGATTTTTGTATGGTTTGAGCATATGTATATTCATTGCGTGCTTTTATATGGAGGATTGTTTTAGTATTATCCTCACTTTATACCTCTATTGCTTTTGAAGCAACACTACTTATGCTTTTTATATGATTATTTGAGATAAATAAGTATTCAATTTGTGGTATAGTAAATAGTGATCTAGCATAAGCATTTATTTAATCATGGCCAACAAGAAAAAGAATAATCAGCACGAGTATGTCAATTCAGTCGACGGTTTGCGTCGGGCTGAGCCTGTCTTACGGGTGGAAAGCTCGAGTGTGGTTGAGGTAGATGAAGTCACGCGGTTGGAGTTAATCGGGAAATGGCTACGAAAGACTGTACCATCTATAATCCTCCAACTAAAATCTATAGCTCTCCAGCTAAAAAGCATTGTGAGTACTGTAAGGCTACATATCTTGGAAATTTTTACTAGGATTACTGCTCGTATCCCTAGAGTTAGACTGCCAAGATTTGCTGTGAGTAACAGAGTGAGAAGTGTTGTAGCGAGTACATCATTAGTATTTATGGTGTTATTGATGTTCTTTAATCTGGGTATTGGAAATATTGCTCAAGCCTTTGACACTTTTAGTCAGTCAGATTGGAGTGGAGGAGTTGGGGCGAGTCCAGTTAATCAATACAGTGAAAAAGATAATGTTGTAACTACTACACCAAATAGAATAGACATAGATAGTCAGCAGAATACTAATTGGTGCGCGACAGCAAATTGCAATAACCAGTGGCAATATAGAAAGAAGGTTATATTATCCGACTACAGCGGTAATATAGTGGCTCAGAGCAGTCTGCAGTATGAGGTTACTCTAGACTACACGGCAAATATGAAATCTGATTTTAGTGATATTAGGTTCGTAAATGAGCTGGGTGGAGCCGATATACCGTTTACTTTAATCTATAAAACAGACAGTCAATCGGCTAAATACATTGTAAAAATATCAGTAAGTGGCGGGGTGGCAGACAAAGAGTTGTATGTTTACTATGGAAACTCTTCGGCGGTAGGCTTCGATAACCGTACCGGCACTATGGACTGGGCGGATGACTTTAGGAGTGGCACATGTGCTAAGATCCTGAATTGTAGCCAGGTGGGTCTGGTAGTTGGCAATGGAGAGCTGTCGTCTATACAGGATCATCAGTCGATCGAAGCAGCCCTATCTGGTAAGACGTTTGACAGGGCGATAAACAGGGTCTTTGAATATGATTTTCAATATGATTTTTCTAGCCTGACTGACTGTAGCGATGGTGGTTATAGTATGGCATCTAACTTCGGAGGTAATACTTATGACAAGTATTCGAACTTAGGTACATACATACGTAGAGGTAGCTGTGACCGTGATGTTTTCGGTAGTTTTAATTATGTCTCAATGAGAGATGATTCTATTGGTTACGAAAATGGTGGCTGGCTTGAAAATTGGGATAATCCGAGTCCAAAAGCTAGTTTTAATAGCCTTGAGTGGGCACGACTTCGGATGGTGAGCTATCCAGGGAGTGGAATGGATTTTTTTCTTAGTAAAGATAATGGTAAGACATTTAATAAGATAAATATAGCTCCGTATAGTTCGAGTAATTTAACTTTTGATATACACAGGTTTGAATTGTATACATCTAGCAATGCAAGTAGTCTATCCCTAAAGATAAGAAATATGCAGGCGTATTCGATACCTTCTCTGGCCGCACCGCCAGTTTATCTGGGCGTGGAAGAAAAACTCGGTGGCTACACGGGGGTGATCGCGTCAGCCGAGATAGACCTTAGTGCCTCGGGGGCTTACTTTGGAGCGATTACGGCCAGCACGGTTGGTAGTGGTAAAGTTAGCTTCCTAATCTCTGGATCTGCAACGGCTGGTGGTACAAAAACATTTGCCGAAGCTGGTAGTTGTGGCTGGATAAATAATGGCGCGCTAGCTAGTGCTAGCAAATGTCTAGAGCCAAATACAAGGTACGTAAAATATTTTGCGGTATTGCAAGATGATGATGGTGTGCGTGACTTATCTGTGACTAATATCGGCCTAGAATACGGCATGGATAATACCGACCCGAATGGGGCGACAAACATTATCGCCAAACGAGATAGCGTGTTGGGGGCACAAATCACAACGGGCTGGATAAATACGATACCATACTTTAGCTGGAGCACGGCTACGGATAATCCTGGTGGTAGTGGTATTGGTGGATATTGTGTGTATTTTGGTACGGATCAGACGGCAGATATGGCTACGACATCCGGGTTGTTGCCTAGCAGTGGTCCGGTGAATACAAATGGTCTATGCCATTATGCGACAGCCGATGCTAGCCTTAGTTTGTCTGATATTAATTTGCAGGGTAGCCTAGACTCTGGGCAAACTTACTACTTTAAGATTCGATCCTTCGACCAGTCTGGCAATATGTCAGGTGAGGAAGTATACCAGCTAGGCTATGATACCGAAGAGCCTGAGTTTAATACCTTGGCAACAGGACCAAATGGCGCTGTGAATTCACCGCTTGCTAATATCAACTGGCTAACGACACCACCGGCAAGTGCGGATGATAGTGGAGGGTCTGGCATCGCGGGTGTCAGATATTGTGTCAATTATTTTGGTAGTGTGCTCCCGGAATGTAATATCGAAACTGGAGGTGGCGAAGATACCCCGGACTGGATATGGTTTGGGGCTTCGGGCAATCCGGGCGGACTATATGATTTATCGGATACCATTCCATTTACAGATGGAGGATTTCAGATATCCACGAACGCACTTTCTCATTTGACGAATGAAGGCATAAATTATGCCTATGTCGTATTGCTTGATAGAGCTGGTAATGTTGGCGGTGGTGGCGTGGGTTATATTAATACCACCCAACAGACTGCTTCACCACCCCGAAATCTAGTAGTATCTCCGCCTATTAGCAGTCAGAACCAGTTCTCTTTTAGCTGGGAGGCGCCTTCCAGCCTGACCGGTCCAGCTAGTGAGGTAGATTACTGCTGGACTGTAAACGCTCCAATATTGCAGGACGCTAGCAATTGTAATTGGACTGGCAAGGGAATTACCCAGCTGGCGAATGGTGCTTATGCGACGCAGCAGGGGGAGAATACGATGTATGTTATGGCGAAAGATCAATCGCAGAACTTCTCGAATATGAATGTGGCAACGGTAAAATTTACAGCATTTACGACAGCACCAGGTGCTCCGCAAAATCTTGAGCTGTCTGATGTGTCTACTCGGGCGACTGCGAGCTGGAAAATTGCCCTAAGCTGGAGCGCGCCACAGCTGCCGGGTTCCGGTGTGACAGGCTATAAGATTTATAGGTCTACCAATAATGTAGATTTTACTGAAGTCGGCACCACGTCAAATACCAATCTTAGCTTTATAGATTCTGGTCTCTCGCAAACTGACTACTATTATTATGTAAAAGCCTGCGATAGCGCTAATAGCTGTGGTGTAGCCAGTAATACTGAGATAGAGTATCCGAGTGGTCGATATACCACACCAGCTCGACTAACCGATGACACCGATCAGCCGAAAATCCGAGATATCGGTACGCGTAAAGCTACAGTTTATTGGTTTACTGACCGAGCAAGTGATTCTAAGATAGCTTATGGTACCGCGCCTGGACAGTATTTCCCTGAAGAGGTCGGTAATTCGGCACAAATTTCTACACATGTTGTAAATCTTACAAATCTTGAGCCTGGTAAAACATATTATTATGTAGCTCGGTGGACAGATGAAGATGGCAATATGGGGGTTTCCACAGAGAGATCTTTCACAACGCTACCAGCGCCAACCGTAAAGGAAGTTTCGGCATCAAATCTGACCATAGGTTCTGCTGTAGTTAATTTTACAACTGATAATGCACATAAGGCTAATGTATATTTTGGAGCCAATGATGCCTTTGGTGGCGTGAAGAGTGTTAATACTTCAACATCATCTTCTAGCTATAGTTTAAGTTTGGATAATCTGCGGGATGGGCAGAAATACTACTTTAAGATCAGTACGGTCGATGCCGATGGCTATGAATATCAGGGAGATATTTATAGCTTTACCACACCAGCTCGTCCACGGATTATAAATTTGCGCTTTGATACGGTCGAAGGTGAGCCAAGTAGCACCCAGAAGATTGTTTGGACGACCAATGTTCCGACTACTAGTGAGGTGGTGTATGGTCTGAGGGATGGTAAGCAGATCGAAGCCGTAGACTCGGTGCTTGTGGTGGAGCATGAGATGGTGGTTCGTGGACTTGAAGACGATGCGGATTATCAGCTAGTTGCCCGCTCGCGCGATGCTGCTGGCAATCTGGCAATATCTGATCGGCAATCTTTCCAGACTGCCGAGGACACGCGTGCTCCAAAGATTAGTAACTTGAAGATTGAGACAGATATTCGTGGATCCGGAGGCGAAGCTCGAGGCCAGGTGATTGTGTCTTGGCGCACCGATGAGCCGGCGACCAGCCAAGTAGCCTTTGCTAAGGGTCGCACCGATGAGCTAAGTAATCGATCACAACAAGATACACGTCTAACGACTGAGCATGTGGTGGTGGTGTCAGATCTGACGACCTCGAGTATTTATCAGGTTCAGGCGGTCTCATCTGATAAGGCTGGTAATGAGTCATCTTCGGATGCTCAAACTGCAATCATTGGTCGTGGTACAGACAGTATTTTTAGCGTTATCTTTAATGCCCTGCAAGCAATCTTCGGCTTTGGGGATTCTAGTATATGAGTCAGGCACTAGTAGAGTTTCAAAAGGTGTCGCGTGATTTTAGGGCGGTTGATGGCACGATAAGTGTTTTAAAAGATATAAACTTTAAGGTGGAGACTGGTAGCTTTACGATTATCTATGGACCTTCTGGTAGTGGCAAGACGACGATTTTAAATATGATCTTGGGGCTTTTACCGCCAACCAAAGGGGATGTTGTGGTAAGCGGAGAGAAGTTATATGGTTTGACACAAGATGGTCGTGCAAAATTCAGGGCAGCCCATTATGGTATTGTGAGTCAGGTTAATAACTGGATATTGAGTATGAATGTACAGGAGAATGTGGCACTTCCGCTGTATCTCTCGGGAACTCCACGGCATAAGGCAATGCGAAAAGCAGCCGATAGTATTGAGCGGGTAGGACTGACGAAATATATGCATTATAACCCAGCGGTGTTGTCGGTTGGTCAACAGCAACGTATTTCGATGGCGCGGGCGACAGTTAAAACGCCACGGCTTTTAATTGCTGATGAGCCTACTGGTAACCTCGATACGACAAATGGCGACATGATAATGCAGCTCATGACTAGCTTTAGAAATCATGAGAATACAACCGTAATACTGGTGACTCATAATTTGAGTTATCTTTCATTGAGTAGTCATCGACTCTTCTTGAAAGACGGCGTTTTATCAGTGGATGAGGGTGGCTTCCAGCTAGAAGAAGAGCGTCGACGTATGTTGATGACAAGCTTTTTGGAGGCTAATAAAACGGACACTGCTCAACAGGGCAAGGCGGCGTCTGTGAAGAAAGGCGGCAAGCGTGGCTGAGCGTAACCATAAAACCAATGAGAAAGCGAATGAATTGAAGGTTATGCCTAGGCTAAAAAAGCACCGATTTAAGAGAGAAGGCGTGGTGGCAACATCCATTCTGGTGCGTATGGCGGCCCAGAATCTTTTCTTTAAGAGGCTACGAACTACGCTGACCATTCTTGGCGTGGTGATTGGTATTGGTGCGGTGATATTTTTGCTCTCGTTTGGGTATGGTTTGCAGAATTTAGTTAGCCGTCAAGTGATTGGGGCAAAATCGGTTAAGAGTATTGATGTCAATAAGCCACGCTCGACAGCCATTAAATTTGATGGTGAAAATATTACTCGGCTCAAAAATATTGGTTCGGTGGAATCGGTGGCTCGCGTTTTTACCGAAGCTGCTAAAGTAAAATCGGGTAGCTCACAGATTGATTCGGTGCTGTTTGGCGTTGATTCAGAATATCTAAACCTAGCCTCCGTACGCGTGGTGACTGGCAAAAGTTTATTGGCGGGCGGCTCGACGGATGAGACCCTAATCAATACTTCACTTGCAAGAGCAGTGGGCTTACCACAAGGCGATGAGGTACTCGGCAAGGTGATTAATATGAGTTTTGATGTTGTGCAGGCTGATGGGGTCAAGAAAACTGTTCAGAAGGACATGAGAATTATCGGCCTTGTTGAAGGGAGTGGGGGTGCTGAAGTTTTTGTGCGTAGTCAGCTATTTATTGATAATGGTGCCCAAGATGCCGGTCAAGTAAAGATACTGGCAACTGATCGGGCGGCTGTACCGCAGATTCGTAAGGAGATTGAAAGTATTGGCTTCGCTACCGCGTCACCACTTGATACTCTAGACCAGATTTCTCAGGTGTTCGGTTTGCTACAGATGGTCTTTATTGGTTTTGGAGGGATTGGTATGGTGATTGCGATACTCGGGATGTTTAACACGCTGACTATTTCTTTATTGGAGAGGACTCGGGAAATTGGGCTCCTGATTGAGTTTGGTGCGCGACGACGAGATATTAAACGGCTATTTATCATTGAGTCTTTAATGTTATCAATATTGGGTGGCCTAATTGGGTTAATTAGTGCCTTCATGCTCGGTAAGATCGCTGATGTGGCAATTAGTAGCTTTGCGCGTAGTCGAGGAGTGCAGGAGTCGGTGTCAGCTTTTATGGTGACACCTCAGTTAGCAATTATGACGTTGGTATTGAGCGCATTGTTTGGGCTGGCGGTTGTTTATTTTCCGGCGCGTCGGGCATCACGAATTGATCCGATTGACGCATTGCGTTACGAATAATTTTTTTGAGACTAGTCGCACAATTAATTTGGGTACGACTTTTTTATTTTGAGCCAAGAACTTTGACTGAGCTCTAGTATTAATTATTTTTGTAGCTTTGATTAATGACGTGTTGGTATGCAGTTTGTAAAATATATTCTGCGCGTGAATAAGTTAAGAAGAGAATAAAAAGTATGCAATAAAAAAACCAGGTTAGGGGGTTGTGGGGACCATCCTAACCTGGAGAATTTTCTTGTGTGTTTGTTTTTGAGTAATATATGTGTGCAGCAGCACTACATCGATAATACGTCTTATACATAAGCTTTGTCAACAAAAAAGCTGTGGAAAACCACAACTTTTTTGTTGGGAGGGGATTTTACAGGTTAGCTATCCTGGGAGGCACTAACAAATTCATCTTTTGGGCTAGACTTAGATGATTGAAGCTGTCCGTGACGAGCTTCGGCGCAAGCCTTAGTGAGGTCATAGTAGGTTTTTTGTGCGGCATCAATATTTTCTGGTTTTCCAGACCATACTTTCATGGCGGGGTCTTGTACGGCGCGCGAGAACGAGAAGGTAATTGGCCAAGGTTGTTTGCCACTAGTGCCGATGGTTTGCAAATTATCGCGGGCTTGCTCCGGAGATTGACCACCGGACAGGAAGACCACACCACCCATAGATGCTGGGACTGCTTGGTTGAGTACAGCTAGTGTTTGTTCGGCAACTTCTTGAGTAGACGAGGTAGTACCAGATTGCTTACCGGCTAGCACCATACTGGTCTTCACAATACAGCCAGTTAGATCGACGCGGTAAGCTTTAAGCATTTGAGCAAGAAGGCTTAGGGTGGCTTCCGTTACGTCATGAGCTTGCTGGAGGCTCTGAGGGCCGTCATAGAGCACTTCTGGCTCAACAATAGGCACTATGTTGGCTGACTGGCATAGGCTTGCGTAGCGTGCCATTGTATGCAAATTAGAGTGCAATGCAGTCTGTGTTGGGGTGGTGTCGGAAATCTGAAAGGCAGAGCGCCATTTTGCAAAGCGAGCTCCAAGATCATAATACTCAGTCAGTCGGCCAGCCAGTCCGTCTAGACCTTCAGTGATTGTCTCTGGCTTAAAATTATCGAGTTCGACCAAGCCCTGATCTACTTTAATGCCAGGAATAATGCCCTTGTCGCTAAGATATTTTGGAAAAGGTATGCCGCTATCAGTTGCTTGTCGAATAGTTTCATCATAGAAAATGACTCCAGATAAGTATTTTTCAATACCGGGTGTCGTGATAAGCATTTGCCGATACTGCCGACGCGTTTCTTCGGTGCAGGGGATAGCTAGGCTATCAAATCGTTTTTGCGCACTTTTACTGCTTTCATCGGCGGCAAGAATTCCCTTAGAATCGGCAAATAATGCTTGTACAGTTTCTTGTAGTTGACCCATATATACTTCCTTATTAGTTGTTATGCTTATTCTACTTAAAGTTAATAGTTTTGGTCAAACTACCCATACAGACTTCGAGAGAAATCTTTAAAATTTACATATATTATGTGCTATAGAATATATGTTATGTATTAAATTTACGCTTTGCTTCAAGCGCAACATCAATTTTCATGGTTTTTTTGCGACTGGCTTCACGCTTGTCATAGTGCTTTTTACCTCGAGCAAGTGCAATATCAATTTTAATACGCCCACGATCCAGACCGATAGCTAAAGGTATGACAGATAGTCCAGCGCCTTTTTTCTCAGCTTCCAAGCGGTCAATTTGCTTGCGGTGGAGTAATAACTTACGTGATCGAGTTGGATCGTATTCTTTAAGGTTTGTAGCATGACTATAGCGTCGAATATGGGCATTGACTAGATAGGCCTCGTGATTATTGAAGTGCACAAAGCTGCCTTTAAGGCTTATTTGACCAGAGCGAATACTTTTCACTTCATGCCCCAAGAGCGATAAGCCTGCCGTAAAGGTTTCTAATATTTCATAGTCGTAGTAGGCTCGACGATTTTTGGCAATAACTTTCATATAGCTATTATACCTGGTTTGGAGCTAATCTATCAGATATAATATAGATGATATGTTTTTACGCAAATATCAGGATATTCTTAAAGATTTACACTCAAGTATTGAGGTGGTGCTAGGCGGGCAAGCTGAATTTGCTGAATTTGCCCAATCGGTATCATTTTGCGACATACGCTTTGGTGACCTCGCAACGAACATTGCCTTGCAGAAATCTAAATTATTAAAGCGTCATCCTCGTGATTTGGCTCAGCAGGTTGTTGATCAGATTAATAAAGATGGTAGGTTTGCAATTAGTGAAGTTGCGGGGCCTGGATTTATTAATATACGACTACATGAGAAGAGCTACATCAAGCTTTTTCAGGCACTTGAGGCAGAATTCTATACTTCACAAATTGGTAATGGGCGGCGTGTAAATCTGGAATTTATCAGTGCTAATCCAACTGGTCCACTTGTTTTGGTGAATGCTTGGGGTGGTTATTATGGTGATATTTTAGCTTCGTGCTATCAAAGCCAAGGTTATGAGGTGCAACGCGAGTACTATCTTAATGATGGTGGAAACCAAATTACTCAACTTGGCAGAGCAGTTCAGCGAGCTGCTGGTGCTAAGTTTAGCTCTGAGCAAGCTAAGGAGTTATATCGGGGTGAATATATAGATAGTCTGGCGGTGGAATTTATAAAAGACTATGGCGATGCTAATAGCTTAATCCAGGCTGACCCGCAAGAAGTTGGAGATAAGGCGCAGGCGCAGATTTTAGAGCAATACATTAAACCTACTCTTAAACGTTTGGGTATTAATCACGATAAAGTTTATCCTG is drawn from bacterium and contains these coding sequences:
- a CDS encoding histidine phosphatase family protein; translated protein: MTMPVDLVLVRHGQSEQNLAVQAAKNGDISLITDEYRQTPDSQFRLSAKGRDQARETGEWLRHNGLGYFERRYVSDYVRAKETAGYLQLMGPDWYVDPSLREREWGSLEGLSWEDLEDKIRHDAQVRHKDPFYWVPPNGESIAQLTVRLRILLDTLHRECSDMRVVVVCHGEVMWALRFMLERMSVTTWEALESSQEPGVAIYNCQILHYTRRDPESGALAPHLDWMRSLCPCQPPNNGPGWQRIVRETFSNDELLDQASKSPHLFRVNY
- a CDS encoding S8 family serine peptidase encodes the protein MPRSLAPPAHAPLSQNSEAKQSNTPTPYPTTSAIPPVVAPSMATKVTTHVVRFQNDRVKQTFLAQNNLSASELTPLPELNAYSVRAANLIAHSGMDSFVNQPYKALLTPTDPLQANQWHFSSTNTLPAWNHQTGNANITTAVIDTGFGLNVTDLTGKWAENSNELGITASEGPTPNCTSRSLTLDKRCNNIDDDNDGYIDNYRGWNFVSDSNNVAAGQFTPNSSAAYHGTAVSSLIAGRANNSIGGSGMSWGSKVLPVQVLDDSGDGDTISVALGIRYAVDQGVNIINMSLGTNSDDPLVSEQIDYATQNGVIVIAASGNDGCDCVSYPARYPSVIAVGATNAANGLAGFSSYGTNLDIVAPGVNLCSVIWTNTATTGLNTCGLNGTSFSSPLVAGAVALLLSQNPTLTPAQVNNALISTATKLTPMGGANFTKYYGYGLLNTLSALNDVSATSLYGSPISTSLISLSQLDKVLDGYEYDKFNSTCTSYTNDVLCTTRAINQQTNQIVTITPNFNPVGTRNLQQDIYSANLIPGTWIIQNYLTTTTGIQSMAREKIITITN
- a CDS encoding DUF2341 domain-containing protein, producing MANKKKNNQHEYVNSVDGLRRAEPVLRVESSSVVEVDEVTRLELIGKWLRKTVPSIILQLKSIALQLKSIVSTVRLHILEIFTRITARIPRVRLPRFAVSNRVRSVVASTSLVFMVLLMFFNLGIGNIAQAFDTFSQSDWSGGVGASPVNQYSEKDNVVTTTPNRIDIDSQQNTNWCATANCNNQWQYRKKVILSDYSGNIVAQSSLQYEVTLDYTANMKSDFSDIRFVNELGGADIPFTLIYKTDSQSAKYIVKISVSGGVADKELYVYYGNSSAVGFDNRTGTMDWADDFRSGTCAKILNCSQVGLVVGNGELSSIQDHQSIEAALSGKTFDRAINRVFEYDFQYDFSSLTDCSDGGYSMASNFGGNTYDKYSNLGTYIRRGSCDRDVFGSFNYVSMRDDSIGYENGGWLENWDNPSPKASFNSLEWARLRMVSYPGSGMDFFLSKDNGKTFNKINIAPYSSSNLTFDIHRFELYTSSNASSLSLKIRNMQAYSIPSLAAPPVYLGVEEKLGGYTGVIASAEIDLSASGAYFGAITASTVGSGKVSFLISGSATAGGTKTFAEAGSCGWINNGALASASKCLEPNTRYVKYFAVLQDDDGVRDLSVTNIGLEYGMDNTDPNGATNIIAKRDSVLGAQITTGWINTIPYFSWSTATDNPGGSGIGGYCVYFGTDQTADMATTSGLLPSSGPVNTNGLCHYATADASLSLSDINLQGSLDSGQTYYFKIRSFDQSGNMSGEEVYQLGYDTEEPEFNTLATGPNGAVNSPLANINWLTTPPASADDSGGSGIAGVRYCVNYFGSVLPECNIETGGGEDTPDWIWFGASGNPGGLYDLSDTIPFTDGGFQISTNALSHLTNEGINYAYVVLLDRAGNVGGGGVGYINTTQQTASPPRNLVVSPPISSQNQFSFSWEAPSSLTGPASEVDYCWTVNAPILQDASNCNWTGKGITQLANGAYATQQGENTMYVMAKDQSQNFSNMNVATVKFTAFTTAPGAPQNLELSDVSTRATASWKIALSWSAPQLPGSGVTGYKIYRSTNNVDFTEVGTTSNTNLSFIDSGLSQTDYYYYVKACDSANSCGVASNTEIEYPSGRYTTPARLTDDTDQPKIRDIGTRKATVYWFTDRASDSKIAYGTAPGQYFPEEVGNSAQISTHVVNLTNLEPGKTYYYVARWTDEDGNMGVSTERSFTTLPAPTVKEVSASNLTIGSAVVNFTTDNAHKANVYFGANDAFGGVKSVNTSTSSSSYSLSLDNLRDGQKYYFKISTVDADGYEYQGDIYSFTTPARPRIINLRFDTVEGEPSSTQKIVWTTNVPTTSEVVYGLRDGKQIEAVDSVLVVEHEMVVRGLEDDADYQLVARSRDAAGNLAISDRQSFQTAEDTRAPKISNLKIETDIRGSGGEARGQVIVSWRTDEPATSQVAFAKGRTDELSNRSQQDTRLTTEHVVVVSDLTTSSIYQVQAVSSDKAGNESSSDAQTAIIGRGTDSIFSVIFNALQAIFGFGDSSI
- a CDS encoding ABC transporter ATP-binding protein, coding for MSQALVEFQKVSRDFRAVDGTISVLKDINFKVETGSFTIIYGPSGSGKTTILNMILGLLPPTKGDVVVSGEKLYGLTQDGRAKFRAAHYGIVSQVNNWILSMNVQENVALPLYLSGTPRHKAMRKAADSIERVGLTKYMHYNPAVLSVGQQQRISMARATVKTPRLLIADEPTGNLDTTNGDMIMQLMTSFRNHENTTVILVTHNLSYLSLSSHRLFLKDGVLSVDEGGFQLEEERRRMLMTSFLEANKTDTAQQGKAASVKKGGKRG